The Limosilactobacillus panis DNA segment CATGGACAGCTAAAGTGTCAGACGGTACCAACTTCGTTGGTGACTATCCAGTCAAGATCGACGGGGCCAGCCTGATTGTTGACAGTAAGGACTTCACCAAGCTTCAGATTGGCTCGTATCAACTGGAAGTGTGGGAAGAGTGGATTGACCCAGACGGCACCCAACAACGGTCCATCTATCCATCTCCACGGCAGACTATTCCCTTCACAATCTACGCCAACATTCCCGACCAGGCAGCCAAGGAAATTAAGCAAATTGGTTTCCAGGACGTTGTTGACCAAGCGGTTATGAACGTGTGGAATAACTATGTTATCAAGGTCAACATGATTGAGCCTGACCAGACTGCAACGGTTGTCCAGTCAGTAGCAGACGGTAAAAACTATGTTACCTTCAATATTCCACGAGGCACTCAAGGAATTCAGGGCCTGCAAGGCGTTAAAGGCGACCCAGGTGACCGCGGCCCTCAAGGTGAACAGGGTGTACAAGGAAATCCCGGAAAACCGTTTAGCATTGCGAAAGTGTTCCCTTCCAAGGATGCTATGACCGGAGATGGTTTAAGCGAAGGTGACTTCGTTATAATCGCCTCAAACGTGGATGACCCTAACAACGCCACGCTGTTTACTTGGGACGGTACATCATTCAAAGAGATTGCTGACTTGTCTGGTGCGCAAGGTATCCAAGGCCCTCAAGGCCCACAAGGTATTCAAGGCGTTAAAGGTGACCCTGGCGATCGTGGCCCTCAAGGAATTCAAGGCCCTAAAGGTGACAAGGGAGACAAGGGTGATGATGCTGTTATCAATGTTATCTCGCAAGCAGAGTATGATGCGTTGAGCGACAAGTCCGGTGTTTACTTTATTGAGGGGTGATTGAAAACATAGAATAAAGTAAAATTATATGTTATAATATAACCACAGAAAGAAAAAATGTAGGTGGTTATTGTTATGACGATGATGAAACCAAAAGAAATGGCTGAACGATTAGGTGTCACGGTTAGAACCTTACAGATATGGGATAAAAAGGGAATTCTAGAAGCTCATCGAACACCTACTAATCGAAGATACTATACAGAAGAACAATACTTAGAATATATCGGTCAATCAACCAGTAACGATCGTAAGAATGTTGCTTATGCTAGAGTATCAACATATGGGCAGAAAGATGATTTAAAAAATCAAATTGCTTTTATTAGACAATATGCTAATGCTAAAGGCGTTATTCTTGATGAAACAATTACTGATATTGGTAGCGGGCTTAATTATAACCGTAAAAAATGGAATCAATTACTAAAAGAAGTAATGGATAATCAAGTTGATACAATCTTTATTACTTATAAAGATAGATTCATCCGCTTTGGTTATGACTGGTTTGAAAGATTATGTAAGATGCACAATACGGAAATTGTAGTATTAAATAACATTGAAACTAGTCCTACTCAAGAAATGATTGACGATATGATAAGCATTGTACATGTATTTTCTTGTCGCTTATATGGTTTACGTAAATATAAAAGTAAATTAAAAAATGACAGGTCTTTGAAAGGTGGTGAAAATAATGATTCGAGCTCAAAAAGTAAGACTCTATCCCAACCAAACAATGAAGAAGGTTCTTGATGATTTATGCGATTATCGTAGGTACTGTTGGAATCAAGGCTTGGCACTTTGGAATGATATGTACGATGCTTCTTTGATTTTAGGGGATAAAAAGTTACGTCCAAATGATCGCAAGGTTCGTAATGAATTAGTAGCTAATAAAGCGG contains these protein-coding regions:
- a CDS encoding collagen-like protein; its protein translation is MADSYIDNIETNNMNFKHLETTKDIIISPKNEYGDPQRPDATHTWTAKVSDGTNFVGDYPVKIDGASLIVDSKDFTKLQIGSYQLEVWEEWIDPDGTQQRSIYPSPRQTIPFTIYANIPDQAAKEIKQIGFQDVVDQAVMNVWNNYVIKVNMIEPDQTATVVQSVADGKNYVTFNIPRGTQGIQGLQGVKGDPGDRGPQGEQGVQGNPGKPFSIAKVFPSKDAMTGDGLSEGDFVIIASNVDDPNNATLFTWDGTSFKEIADLSGAQGIQGPQGPQGIQGVKGDPGDRGPQGIQGPKGDKGDKGDDAVINVISQAEYDALSDKSGVYFIEG
- a CDS encoding IS607 family transposase gives rise to the protein MTMMKPKEMAERLGVTVRTLQIWDKKGILEAHRTPTNRRYYTEEQYLEYIGQSTSNDRKNVAYARVSTYGQKDDLKNQIAFIRQYANAKGVILDETITDIGSGLNYNRKKWNQLLKEVMDNQVDTIFITYKDRFIRFGYDWFERLCKMHNTEIVVLNNIETSPTQEMIDDMISIVHVFSCRLYGLRKYKSKLKNDRSLKGGENNDSSSKSKTLSQPNNEEGS